Proteins encoded together in one Lathyrus oleraceus cultivar Zhongwan6 chromosome 5, CAAS_Psat_ZW6_1.0, whole genome shotgun sequence window:
- the LOC127084243 gene encoding argininosuccinate synthase, chloroplastic isoform X2, translating into MAHFNAILGYSSPATAIAPTTHAREHLLHHRFCKAKPSSFKELRSSRSGVGAAAKPQVLNKDVEISDTKKVDGLRGKLDKVVLAYSGGLDTSVVVPWLRENYGCEVVCFTADLGQGASELEGLEEKAKASGASRLVVKDLKEEFIRDYLFPCLRAGAIYERKYLLGTAAARPIIAKAMVDLANEVGADAVSHGCTGKGNDQVRFELSFFALNPKLNVVAPWREWDITGREDAIEYAKKHNVPVPVTKKSIYSRDRNIWHLTHEGDYLEDPANEPKKDMYMVTADPEDAPNQPEYVEVGFELGIPVSVNGKRLSPGNLVAELNEIGGRHGIGRVDTVENRIVGLKCRGVNETPGGTILFTAARDLESLTLDRETLQLKDSLALKYAELVYAGKWFDPLRESLDAFMEKVSATTTGSVTLKLYKGNASVTGRMSPYSLYRKDIASFEDGEVYNHADAVGFIRLYGLPLRIRAMMEQGI; encoded by the exons ATGGCTCATTTCAATGCAATTCTTGGATACTCATCTCCAGCTACTGCTATTGCTCCTACCACACATGCAAGAG AACACCTACTTCATCACCGGTTCTGCAAGGCAAAGCcttcatcattcaaagag TTGAGATCATCAAGATCAGGTGTTGGTGCTGCAGCGAAACCTCAAG TGCTGAATAAAGATGTAGAAATTTCTGACACCAAGAAGGTTGATGGACTCAGAGGTAAATTGGATAAGGTTGTTCTGGCTTACAGCGGTGGCTTAGACACGTCGGTTGTTGTCCCCTGGCTGAG AGAGAACTATGGTTGTGAAGTTGTTTGCTTCACTGCTGATCTAGGCCAA GGTGCAAGTGAGTTGGAAGGTTTAGAAGAGAAGGCAAAAGCTAGCGGAGCTTCTCGGTTAGTGGTGAAAGACTTGAAGGAGGAATTCATTAGGGATTATTTATTCCCTTGCTTACGCGCTGGCGCGATTTATGAGAGGAAGTATTTGCTTGGAACCGCAGCAGCTCGCCCTATTATTGCAAAG GCTATGGTGGATCTTGCGAATGAAGTTGGAGCCGATGCTGTCTCCCATGGTTGTACCGGGAAAGGAAATGATCAG GTTCGGTTCGAGCTCTCATTTTTCGCCCTGAATCCCAAGTTAAATGTTGTGGCTCCCTGGAGAGAGTGGGATATTACAGGGAGAGAAGATGCTATTGAGTACGCTAAGAAGCATAACGTACCGGTTCCTGTAACAAAAAAATCTATATATAGCCGGGACAGGAACATTTGGCACCTAACTCATGAA GGCGATTATTTGGAAGATCCGGCCAATGAGCCTAAAAAGGACATGTACATGGTGACCGCAGACCCCGAAGATGCTCCAAATCAACCAGA ATACGTGGAGGTTGGATTTGAGTTGGGCATTCCCGTATCAGTGAACGGGAAGAGGCTTTCGCCGGGAAATTTGGTTGCTGAGCTGAATGAGATAGGTGGAAGGCATGGAATAGGCCGTGTGGACACAGTTGAAAACCGCATTGTAGGCCTGAAGTGCCGAGGAGTTAATGAAACTCCTGGTGGCACCATTCTCTTCACAGCAGCAAGAGACTTAGAGAGTTTAACTCTTGATCGCGAAACGCTTCAGCTTAAAGACTCGCTAGCACTTAAATATGCAGAGCTGGTGTATGCTGGAAAGTGGTTCGACCCACTTCGCGAATCATTGGATGCATTCATGGAGAAGGTCTCAGCGACAACAACAGGTTCAGTGACGCTGAAACTGTACAAGGGTAATGCTTCCGTGACAGGAAGGATGAGTCCTTATAGTTTATATAGGAAAGATATCGCTTCGTTTGAAGACGGGGAGGTATATAACCATGCCGATGCTGTTGGGTTTATAAGGCTTTATGGTCTTCCATTGAGAATCAGAGCAATGATGGAACAAGGCATTTAA
- the LOC127084243 gene encoding argininosuccinate synthase, chloroplastic isoform X1, with protein MAHFNAILGYSSPATAIAPTTHAREHLLHHRFCKAKPSSFKELRSSRSGVGAAAKPQVVKAVLNKDVEISDTKKVDGLRGKLDKVVLAYSGGLDTSVVVPWLRENYGCEVVCFTADLGQGASELEGLEEKAKASGASRLVVKDLKEEFIRDYLFPCLRAGAIYERKYLLGTAAARPIIAKAMVDLANEVGADAVSHGCTGKGNDQVRFELSFFALNPKLNVVAPWREWDITGREDAIEYAKKHNVPVPVTKKSIYSRDRNIWHLTHEGDYLEDPANEPKKDMYMVTADPEDAPNQPEYVEVGFELGIPVSVNGKRLSPGNLVAELNEIGGRHGIGRVDTVENRIVGLKCRGVNETPGGTILFTAARDLESLTLDRETLQLKDSLALKYAELVYAGKWFDPLRESLDAFMEKVSATTTGSVTLKLYKGNASVTGRMSPYSLYRKDIASFEDGEVYNHADAVGFIRLYGLPLRIRAMMEQGI; from the exons ATGGCTCATTTCAATGCAATTCTTGGATACTCATCTCCAGCTACTGCTATTGCTCCTACCACACATGCAAGAG AACACCTACTTCATCACCGGTTCTGCAAGGCAAAGCcttcatcattcaaagag TTGAGATCATCAAGATCAGGTGTTGGTGCTGCAGCGAAACCTCAAG TTGTAAAAGCAGTGCTGAATAAAGATGTAGAAATTTCTGACACCAAGAAGGTTGATGGACTCAGAGGTAAATTGGATAAGGTTGTTCTGGCTTACAGCGGTGGCTTAGACACGTCGGTTGTTGTCCCCTGGCTGAG AGAGAACTATGGTTGTGAAGTTGTTTGCTTCACTGCTGATCTAGGCCAA GGTGCAAGTGAGTTGGAAGGTTTAGAAGAGAAGGCAAAAGCTAGCGGAGCTTCTCGGTTAGTGGTGAAAGACTTGAAGGAGGAATTCATTAGGGATTATTTATTCCCTTGCTTACGCGCTGGCGCGATTTATGAGAGGAAGTATTTGCTTGGAACCGCAGCAGCTCGCCCTATTATTGCAAAG GCTATGGTGGATCTTGCGAATGAAGTTGGAGCCGATGCTGTCTCCCATGGTTGTACCGGGAAAGGAAATGATCAG GTTCGGTTCGAGCTCTCATTTTTCGCCCTGAATCCCAAGTTAAATGTTGTGGCTCCCTGGAGAGAGTGGGATATTACAGGGAGAGAAGATGCTATTGAGTACGCTAAGAAGCATAACGTACCGGTTCCTGTAACAAAAAAATCTATATATAGCCGGGACAGGAACATTTGGCACCTAACTCATGAA GGCGATTATTTGGAAGATCCGGCCAATGAGCCTAAAAAGGACATGTACATGGTGACCGCAGACCCCGAAGATGCTCCAAATCAACCAGA ATACGTGGAGGTTGGATTTGAGTTGGGCATTCCCGTATCAGTGAACGGGAAGAGGCTTTCGCCGGGAAATTTGGTTGCTGAGCTGAATGAGATAGGTGGAAGGCATGGAATAGGCCGTGTGGACACAGTTGAAAACCGCATTGTAGGCCTGAAGTGCCGAGGAGTTAATGAAACTCCTGGTGGCACCATTCTCTTCACAGCAGCAAGAGACTTAGAGAGTTTAACTCTTGATCGCGAAACGCTTCAGCTTAAAGACTCGCTAGCACTTAAATATGCAGAGCTGGTGTATGCTGGAAAGTGGTTCGACCCACTTCGCGAATCATTGGATGCATTCATGGAGAAGGTCTCAGCGACAACAACAGGTTCAGTGACGCTGAAACTGTACAAGGGTAATGCTTCCGTGACAGGAAGGATGAGTCCTTATAGTTTATATAGGAAAGATATCGCTTCGTTTGAAGACGGGGAGGTATATAACCATGCCGATGCTGTTGGGTTTATAAGGCTTTATGGTCTTCCATTGAGAATCAGAGCAATGATGGAACAAGGCATTTAA
- the LOC127084241 gene encoding probable inactive leucine-rich repeat receptor-like protein kinase At3g03770: MEFHGLVLLLCYVWYVIYLGFCSGQLQSSQTQVLLQLQKHLEFPTQLEIWKDHREEICFISSTQVKITCKDNFVTELSIFGDKPNNGRDFDGFAIPNQTLTQTFSLDSFVATLARLTSLKVLHLVSLGIWGPLPDRIHRISSLEYLDLSSNFLYGSIPPKISTMFNLQTLILSDNFFNGTVPNSFNSSNVLAVLSLKHNKLTGPFPFSILSIKTLTNIDMSRNRISGSLRDFTDMSSLEELDLRENELDSSLPEMPKGLIMLFLNRNSFSGQIPKQYGQLNSLQQLDISFNALTGTTPSELFSLPKISYLNLGSNMLNGTLQNQMKCGQNLSFVDISNNRLVGALPSSLRNESENRVVKSDGNCLSGSLQHQHEVSYCNEAHGKTKSYRFGVFVGVIVGILVVIVVLGLCIVVSCKWLYSKGISEQHLLNKSVQDSYSAGFSSELIANARYVSEAAKLGREDLPSCRSYSLEELMNATNNFDNSTFLGENIYGKLYKGKLESGIPVVIRCIPLSKKYSIRNFKLRLDLLAKLRHAHLVSLLGHCIDGILGERNDSKVFLVYECVSNGNFQTYLSGDSSGKIFNWSERLSVLISVAKAVHFLHTGMIPGFFKNRLKTNNVLLNENCMAKLSDYGLSIISEETDATEVKGESPNSWQMKKLEDDIYSFGFILLEALVGSSISAKREATLLSAMASFNNQDDWKQIVDPVVQATCCKESLSTVISITNKCISTEPWSRPSIEDVLWNLQYATQVQTTADSDHRI, encoded by the exons ATGGAGTTTCATGGCTTGGTTTTGCTATTATGCTATGTTTGGTATGTTATTTATTTGGGGTTTTGCAGTGGTCAGTTACAATCCTCTCAGACTCAAGTTCTTCTACAGTTACAAAAGCACTTGGAATTTCCAACACAGTTAGAAATATGGAAAGATCATAGGGAAGAAATTTGCTTTATTTCTTCTACACAAGTCAAAATCACATGCAAGGACAATTTTGTCACAGAGTTAAGTATCTTTGGTGATAAGCCAAATAATGGTAGAGATTTTGATGGATTTGCTATTCCAAATCAAACACTGACACAAACATTCTCATTGGACTCATTTGTAGCCACTCTTGCAAGGCTAACTAGCTTGAAAGTTCTTCATCTTGTTTCTTTAGGAATTTGGGGTCCACTTCCTGATAGAATTCATAGAATTTCTTCACTTGAGTATTTGGATTTGAGTTCGAATTTTCTTTACGGATCAATCCCGCCGAAAATCTCTACTATGTTCAACCTTCAAACTCTTATTTTGAGTGATAACTTCTTCAATGGCACTGTCCCTAACTCGTTCAATTCGTCGAATGTTCTCGCGGTTCTTAGTTTGAAGCATAATAAGTTGACGGGTCCATTTCCATTTTCGATCCTTAGTATCAAAACTTTGACTAACATTGATATGTCGAGAAATCGGATATCAGGAAGCTTGCGAGATTTTACTGATATGAGTAGCTTGGAAGAACTAGATTTAAGAGAAAATGAATTAGATTCTTCGTTACCTGAAATGCCGAAAGGGTTGATAATGCTTTTCCTCAACCGGAACTCGTTTTCAGGTCAAATTCCGAAACAATATGGCCAACTAAATAGTCTTCAGCAGCTAGATATTTCCTTCAATGCACTAACAGGAACTACTCCTTCTGAACTTTTTTCTTTGCCGAAAATTAGTTACTTGAATTTGGGATCCAACATGTTGAATGGAACACTTCAAAATCAGATGAAATGTGGCCAAAATCTTAGTTTTGTTGATATATCAAACAATAGGTTAGTTGGAGCTTTGCCTTCTTCTCTAAGAAATGAGTCAGAAAATCGGGTCGTTAAGAGTGATGGAAACTGTTTATCTGGAAGTTTGCAGCATCAGCATGAAGTATCTTACTGCAATGAAGCTCATGGAAAGACGAAGTCGTACCGATTTGGAGTTTTCGTTGGTGTCATTGTTGGAATTCTTGTTGTCATTGTGGTTTTGGGTTTATGCATTGTTGTTAGTTGTAAATGGTTGTACTCTAAGGGGATTTCAGAACAGCACCTATTGAATAAATCGGTTCAAGATAGCTACTCAGCCGGATTCTCATCCGAGCTTATTGCAAATGCAA GGTATGTTTCTGAAGCTGCAAAGTTAGGAAGAGAAGATCTTCCTTCGTGTCGATCGTATTCGTTGGAAGAGCTTATGAATGCGACGAATAACTTTGACAATTCTACTTTTCTCGGCGAAAATATATATGGGAAG TTGTACAAAGGAAAACTGGAGAGTGGGATACCTGTTGTAATAAGGTGTATACCTTTGTCGAAAAAGTACTCAATTCGGAATTTCAAACTGAGGCTGGATTTGCTTGCAAAGCTGCGTCACGCGCATTTGGTATCTCTTTTGGGACACTGCATTGATGGTATTTTAGGCGAGCGCAACGATTCAAAGGTCTTTCTTGTTTATGAATGCGTGTCAAATGGGAACTTTCAAACTTATCTGTCAG GTGATAGTTCTGGGAAGATTTTCAATTGGTCAGAGAGATTATCAGTTCTTATCAGTGTTGCTAAGGCTGTTCACTTCTTACACACTGGAATGATACCTGGTTTCTTCAAAAATAGACTTAAAACCAACAATGTTTTGCTTAATGAAAATTGTATGGCAAAGTTGAGTGACTATGGTTTGTCCATTATCTCAGAAGAAACTGATGCAACTGAG GTAAAAGGAGAAAGCCCAAATTCATG GCAAATGAAAAAGTTAGAGGATGATATTTATAGCTTTGGGTTCATATTACTTGAGGCACTTGTTGGATCTTCAATTTCAGCTAAAAGAGAAGCAACTCTGCTAAGTGCAATG GCTTCCTTCAATAACCAAGATGACTGGAAACAAATAGTGGATCCAGTTGTGCAAGCTACTTGCTGCAAAGAATCTCTATCTACTGTGATTTCTATAACTAACAAATGTATTTCTACCGAACCGTGGAGTCGACCGTCCATCGAGGATGTTCTTTGGAACTTGCAGTATGCTACTCAAGTCCAAACAACAGCTGATAGTGATCACAGAATTTGA